One Vibrio penaeicida DNA segment encodes these proteins:
- the asnS gene encoding asparagine--tRNA ligase: MTYAPVTDVLSGKLAVDSEVTVRGWIRSRRDSKAGISFLAIYDGSCFDPIQAVVPNNLNNYEDEVLKLTTGCSVEVTGKIVESPAKGQDFELAATDVKVVGWVEDADTYPMAKTRHSIEYLREVAHLRPRTNVIGAVARVRNCLSQAIHRFYHEEGFFWTSAPLITASDAEGAGEMFRVSTLDMENLPRTEKGDVDYNEDFFGKETFLTVSGQLNAEAYACALSKVYTFGPTFRAENSNTSRHLAEFWMVEPEVAFADLDDVAKLAENMLKYVFKAVLAERRDDLEFFAQRIDKEAITRLEQFVDADFAQVDYTDAIQILLDSGKEFEFPVEWGIDMSSEHERFLAEEHFKAPVIVKNYPKDIKAFYMRLNDDGKTVAAMDVLAPGIGEIIGGAQREERLDILDERMIAMNIDPEHMSWYRDLRKYGTVPHAGFGLGFERLVSYVTGMGNVRDVIPFPRTPRSANF; this comes from the coding sequence ATGACTTACGCGCCTGTAACAGACGTACTAAGCGGTAAGCTGGCTGTAGATAGTGAAGTCACTGTCCGCGGTTGGATCCGTTCACGTCGTGATTCCAAAGCTGGAATCTCTTTCCTTGCCATTTATGACGGCTCTTGTTTCGACCCGATTCAGGCCGTGGTCCCAAATAATCTTAATAATTACGAAGACGAAGTATTAAAGCTAACTACAGGCTGCTCTGTTGAAGTAACAGGTAAGATTGTTGAGTCTCCTGCAAAAGGTCAAGATTTCGAACTCGCTGCAACCGACGTTAAAGTTGTAGGCTGGGTAGAAGATGCTGACACTTATCCAATGGCGAAGACACGTCACTCTATTGAGTACCTTCGCGAAGTAGCACACTTACGCCCACGTACAAACGTGATTGGCGCAGTGGCTCGTGTTCGCAACTGCTTGTCTCAAGCTATTCACCGTTTCTACCACGAAGAAGGTTTCTTCTGGACATCTGCCCCACTTATCACTGCATCTGATGCAGAAGGCGCAGGTGAAATGTTCCGCGTTTCTACGCTAGACATGGAAAACCTACCTCGCACTGAAAAAGGCGACGTAGACTACAACGAAGATTTCTTCGGTAAAGAGACTTTCCTAACGGTTTCTGGCCAGCTTAATGCGGAAGCTTATGCTTGTGCACTCAGCAAGGTTTACACATTTGGTCCAACTTTCCGCGCGGAAAACTCAAACACGAGTCGCCACCTAGCAGAATTCTGGATGGTTGAGCCTGAAGTTGCATTTGCTGATCTTGACGATGTAGCGAAACTGGCTGAAAACATGCTTAAGTACGTTTTCAAAGCAGTTCTTGCAGAGCGTCGTGACGACCTAGAATTCTTTGCTCAACGTATCGACAAAGAAGCAATCACTCGCCTAGAGCAGTTTGTTGACGCTGATTTCGCGCAAGTTGACTATACAGATGCGATCCAAATTCTACTTGATTCAGGTAAAGAGTTTGAATTCCCAGTTGAGTGGGGCATCGACATGTCTTCTGAGCATGAACGTTTCCTTGCAGAAGAGCACTTCAAAGCGCCAGTAATCGTTAAGAACTACCCGAAAGACATTAAAGCTTTCTACATGCGTCTAAATGATGATGGTAAAACAGTAGCGGCAATGGACGTACTTGCGCCGGGCATCGGTGAGATCATCGGTGGTGCGCAACGTGAAGAGCGTCTAGATATTCTCGACGAGCGCATGATTGCAATGAACATCGATCCTGAGCACATGAGCTGGTACCGCGACTTACGTAAATACGGTACGGTTCCACACGCTGGTTTCGGTTTAGGTTTCGAGCGCTTGGTTTCTTACGTAACAGGTATGGGTAACGTTCGTGACGTGATTCCATTCCCACGTACGCCACGTAGTGCAAACTTCTAG